The genomic window TTGCAGATCCCTCAGTGAGGTGAATGAGGTCAGTTGGGCTCACCAGGGACATGGCTGACCAACTGGCTGCACATAGTGCCTCCTGAAGCCTCACGAAACTGattgaaatacagtcttaatgagaTTATAAACAGTGCATCTTTGCCTTTGTTTATTTTATAACGTGTCTGATTCTTTTCATTAAGCAGTGACCAGTTGATTCTTGGGCTGAAATGTTTGGGTAAATCAGTGTGCATTGAATGATCGATCTGTCCAATCTGTTGTTTAGCTGGGCAGCTTGATGAAACTGTAAAGCCTGGGCAAATTGGACAAGCTCTTTGTGCTGATATTTAAGTTGCTGTATCCCAGTCATTGATACTTTTGTTCTCTTTTCCATTGACCACATGACCTTTGTCTGCAGTAGACTTGCACCCTGAAGACGAGCAGTTGTTAGCAGAATCGCCACTGCCTCTAAAGAGCCTGGCTGAGAGTCACTCATTGCTGGAGTCAACCCAGTATGATGCTTCACGTAGCTTCAAGCCTCATGATCGAGTAGGACTTGGTATCACTGGCAGTATAGCTTCAGCCCACACCATCCTTGCCAGTCAGTGCTCTGAGGTACAAAACGCTCTGGAAGTTAAGGAAATTGCAGATGAAGTAAGAACAGGCAGAGATTGTCCACCAATTTCCCTCAAAAGTCCCTTGCTGCTGCCAGATAGCATATCAGAAAACCTGGGGACCAGTGTCCAAGGAAGAGAGATGACTGTGTCTGAGGAAGAAGTACCAGCCATGGACCAAAAGGCAGAGGCCTTGGATGTACAGACTCTACCTGGTATCACCGAGTCAAAAAAGGCAAAACCTCCTGTCCCGGAAGTTGAGACTGTGGAAGGTGGGGCATCAGTAAAAGATAATGTCGTAATGAAAAGGACATCAGGCTGTAGTTCTGACCCTAGTGATTTTCCTGAGATTAAGAACCTTTCTAACACAGGAATGTCAGGGATTCAACCATCGCCCCCAGTTCACGGACAGCCCTCTCTCTCAGCGAATGGAGCAGACGTGGATGAGCTGGGGCCACAAGCAGAACACAAAGACTTGGCACTTAAGCTGGAGTTTGACTTTTCAGAAGATAAGGAAAATGCAGAGGGGAGGGTGCCAGTGCCAAGGAAAGTGGGTAAAAAGCCTGGCAGCAAGTCCAGTGGGAAgaaacaaagaacagcagtctTGAAGGCCAGTGCTTCTGAAGAAAAAGACACCACTCCCACCACCAACTTTGATAACATTCCCATTCCAAACAAATCCTACAATTTGGATTCTACCAAGTGGGATGATCCCAATTTCAACCCATTCGGCAGCTCCTCTCATCTACAGAACTCTCCCACGCAGCCGAAGGCCTCGTATACATTTGATCCTGACTGCTTGGATTCAGTTGACCCTTTCAAGCCCACCAAAACGTTAGCCAACACATTGGAGCCCCCTGCTCCCTTGGAGCTGGAGACTGCCAGGACTGAACAGCCCACTATGGAGGGAGCACCCGATGTGGGGAAAGTGGCACAAGAGTCACCCAAGAAGAACAAGCCCCAAGTGATAACGTGAGTTTTGCTAATTTAATATCTTTAACTCACTAGCTGTCTCTTTGTCATGTAGAAATGCTGCAGCACACAGTGAGAAGTCATTTTTGTAAACTTTGAGGTTTGTTAAAATTTAAACCATCCATTTTGTTCAGAAGTCAGTCAGGTCAACAGTTTACTGTGGAAGACTTCTTTTTCTTTGTAACGCTTTGCTCTTCCCTTACACTATTTGCTGACATCACAGAGATCAAACAATTTCAGCCTCAACCCTTGGTCTTCCAAATCATTTTGTGCATTTGTGAGCCAGACACCTCAAACTCTTGAACTGTGGAGCTCTGAGAGAGGCCATTAAATCCACAGCGTGTGTGCCTGCAAGAGAAACTCTACCCCCATGTGAATAGCTTTCACATTAATGTTTGAGTCTGTCACTCCTCAGGGCTTAGTTTCAAAGTTTATTTCCAATTACGTAAATGTCACCTGCTTTTGAACATAAATGCTAAAACCAGTCCTGATGCATGTCAGGGGAGGGAAAGGGAAGTAAACAATTATAGTTTCATTCAGTATTTAATCATCTGTTTGGACATTGCATTGTGATAAGTGGCTTCAAACAATGAGAGTTTTGGGAAAATGAACAGTCATAATTGTGCTTAGTGCAGTAATCTGACTACTTATTTTCTACTAGATACTACTCACTGAAATCGGCACTCACTTCTCCATCCCTCAGTCAATCGGGAACAAAGTGGGTGAACTGGTGTTTCAGTGCTATTGTGCCATTGAAAGCCAAGAGTTCTCACTGGGAGCTTTTGTCATAATTTACTGTGACATTCTACACTCTCCTTGGCTGCTGTCCATCCTGAAAAAGTACAACTCCCTGAAATAACTTGCACATTGACCAAGTGCAGCAGTCAGCCTGATGATTCACGCCCTATGACTTTTCGCGTCACCATGAAAAACTCCAGACACCTTTCCAATTATATTCCAAGTTTTGTTTTTCTAAATTTATCAAATGTTCAAAGTATTACTCTACATCTGTCTTGCCCAGTTGCTACAAGACAGAGGAGAGGCAGACTTTGGGCCAGTGACATCAAACTGATTTTGGGGAATCATGATCACAGTTACTGAAATACAGGTGATTGACCATTTGTAAGCAATTTCAGAGTTTCTTGACTTTGTTAAGAAGCAACAGTTGAGATATGAAACATTACAATTTGTCACGTGGACAAATATGACAACTGGGGTTGGTTCACTGACAGCAGAGGACAGACAAGTTGTTGGATGCACAAATGTGTTAGTCTTGTTCAGCGAAGATGTGAGGGAACTCTTTCCTGGGTTTTCTACCATCTGATCCATCTCCAATCTGGAGAAAACAGCTCTCCACATGGACTGCCCTTTGCCTCAGCACTTGCCAATGTATCCTATTTATAGGGACCAATGCCACACATTGTGTCTGAATCCTTTTGGCCAATGACTGGAGGTAGCTACACATGAGATTGAATGACTGTTGTTCCCTTGCCCACCTCTATTTGAAGGTTAGTTTTTATTCTAAGAACACAAggttcttttttttccccaaaacacTGCATTCAAAATAGAATTATGTAGCACTTGACAAATCTTGTGTTGATGCTTGTTAAAGGTTAGCTACTACTGTAAATGTAGTTAAATGAGGTGTCATGCTGTAGAGGAAATATTAAATGTAGAATTAAAGAAAACACAAATTTCAAGAGGGCCTCAGTTTACACCAATTTCTGTTTCGCTGTCATTGTGTTAATATGAGCTACTGACATATGTATGCTTCACTAGTCTCTTATATTCTTGCTCCCTCTATCTGGGTCAGGTGACAAAATTTTCTAAAGTCTTTTCACAAGCTGGTGCTAGCCAAGAACCAAAACTGTTCATTAGTCTGAACGCCAGTCTTGGATTAACTTGCTCCCTCAACATTCTGCACCACCGGCAAGCCCAGTTGTGATCCAGATACATAGATACATTGCGGTCATATAGAAAGATCAAGCATGAAGTCTTCAGGGTTGAGACCTGTACCAAGTTGTGCACATTCCCTTTTGTAGAGGCAAAGGACTGGGAAACCAACTTGCATTATTCAGTACACTGGGGAGCAATTCACACACTGTCATCACAGTCACAAGAATATCACTGGGATTAGTGACCAGCTTTTATGATTGAAGATTGAGCAGTAGATACTgagtaatcattcaatctgccttttACTCACTCCCAAATAATCCTTATCCTAGCCCATTGTCCTTTGGCATGCTCATCAACTCTACGAAACTGCCTTCCACCTATTCGTACTCTCATCAAAGCTAAGTTTCGTGTGCATTGTGACTTGTACTGGGAAACCCAAGCTCACCAGCCAATTTCTCTGATACCCATTGAGTGAAAACTAGGGGAAGGGAAAATCTATGAACCTTGAAGCACCAACACAGTCACACCTTAAGAATGCAGAAAGGAATGTTTTCTGACAGTGAAATCTTTTGTGAACTGTTTAATGACAGATCATTTCAATAAATACCACCAGAAAATATTTGTGACCACTAACCTATACAAATTATGTTATGCTATTCCTGATCGTTAGGCCTTAAATACAAGACCTGTGTTCAGGACTGCCTTGCAATTCAACAGGTATTTTTTTTTGTACATGGAATGAAGCATGTGGACCTACATGTGCAATGTAAGTCACGCGGTGATGGCGTGATGTTGAAGTGACTGTTCGATCCAATTGGCTCTTTCTGTAAAAGGGAAATAGATTAATGCTGAGGGATTCCAGGCAGCTCTCTGTGATGTTGACTCATGTGTGCCCTCACCTTAACCAATTTAACATGGTCTGGCCTTGGGTTATATTCTGAGTTGAATGAAGCAGCAAAATTCTTGCAGAGATTTACAGGTGTTTCTTGTCAATCTATCCCTTCACTTTTCACCTTCCCCGTCCAGAGCCTTTTTCTGTCCAGAAGCCAACTCTCCCAATGGGGGAGAACCCACTTGCTTTTTTTTAATAATGAACCTGCTTGGAGATGCCCCCAAGGTAGGTGAGACTTGGACCCAAACTTTCCAACCCAGAGGCTGGGATGTTAGCATTAGACCACAGGACCCCAAAGAACTTATCTCTGACACTTTAGCTTggatctcctggctcagaggtagtgaGCTACCACTGTGCTGTAAGAATTAAAGCATTTGCAGGACATATAAAATCTAATAACATCACAAACTATATTCAAGTCAGACGCCTTACTCATTCAGAAAGAGTCTCCAAAGGCTCATCTCTTGGTAGAGTTTTTGATCAACccattcagtgatgttattacacctgTGGAGCGGGTGGAACTTGAACCTTGGTTTCCTGGCTCagaggacactaccactgtaccacaaggaCCCATTCCATCACATGTTGATCTTATTTCTTCTCCATTGGTCAGTTGCTTCTCTACATTTATCCATTAAGAGCCCAACTGAGAACTCATTTCTTGAACACCGAGTCTAGTGAGCATTATCTGTTCTTAATCAATTCTGGAGTTGTTCTGATTGACCCTTAGAGGGACCAGCACAGACCAGGTGGACACAGGTATTCATTATTTCCGAAAAGAAGCAAATTCCCTTCGCAAGTAGTCTGCCAGCAAATCCTTGGCAGCACTCGAAGAACAGGTGTCAGTCTGTTTTCGCTAGAACCTATTCACCAGGGCACCTGTTACAATTCTTAAAGAATTGTAGACTAAGATGGGGATGTTAGTGAATTTGGAGTAGAACAGCCTTGGGGAGGTGACAGTCAGTAAGATGGTTTCATTAAAATCTGAGCTGCAAAAACATAGTGCACTGTGAAACTATGAGGATGATATTTTCAGCTTGTTCTTCAAAATACTACATTAGGGTGTGAAAACCGGGGGGACAGGCACATACAGTGGAAGCTGCCATGTCTGCCAAGTTAGCTGAGGAGCCACCATGTTTGGAGAATGTGGATGTCAAATAGTTTTGGTTTGGGTTATGGGAAACCCTGCTAAGGCAGTCTCCATTGGTCATCTGTCGCTTCCTTGATGGCATTAATAATGAATGATGGTGGAGTTTTGTGTTATCTACAGACTAACCTTTGTAAGATGCAGCCGGTCTCTCCATTAACCAGATTGGTGATTGTGTACTGATCACAGCTATTTGCTTCCAGGGGTCCACTATTTTTAAAATGAGCAGATTAATTGAATTCATTTTCATGATTTGCCACAACAGAGGTCTTCCCCTGTACCAGAAGCACAAGGCTGGTGTATTTTAGAGATCCGTGTGGCCCATAAACACAGGATGCCCAGATTGTCCCAGGAAAGGCCACTTTCCAGGAGATACCAGACAAATCACACCACCAGTAAGACCATAATCAAGGGGGAGGATGACCATTGAGAAAGGAGGCAAAAAAGATGCTGAGGCCAGGGGTCTGATCCTTTGCTATTCTTCAGAAACACAACCTTTGCTGCAGCCAAGTCAAGTGTACAGCCAGAGAACAACTCTTGGACTTTGCCTCTCACTGCTGTGGGAATTGGCACAGAGAATTGTGCTGAATCTTTA from Chiloscyllium punctatum isolate Juve2018m chromosome 35, sChiPun1.3, whole genome shotgun sequence includes these protein-coding regions:
- the tacc1 gene encoding transforming acidic coiled-coil-containing protein 1 isoform X6, with product MAFSPWQILSPIQWAKWTWSVVRPGPGAEDNEGEDSSPEEKSSDSEANFETPEGETPVRDQPEIGEEEKPATHQAVDLHPEDEQLLAESPLPLKSLAESHSLLESTQYDASRSFKPHDRVGLGITGSIASAHTILASQCSEVQNALEVKEIADEVRTGRDCPPISLKSPLLLPDSISENLGTSVQGREMTVSEEEVPAMDQKAEALDVQTLPGITESKKAKPPVPEVETVEGGASVKDNVVMKRTSGCSSDPSDFPEIKNLSNTGMSGIQPSPPVHGQPSLSANGADVDELGPQAEHKDLALKLEFDFSEDKENAEGRVPVPRKVGKKPGSKSSGKKQRTAVLKASASEEKDTTPTTNFDNIPIPNKSYNLDSTKWDDPNFNPFGSSSHLQNSPTQPKASYTFDPDCLDSVDPFKPTKTLANTLEPPAPLELETARTEQPTMEGAPDVGKVAQESPKKNKPQVITTIEQVKFLCFLMNACRVKKYENQSLVLDVCDQDAEPIERCDVPDLAHRERHATDEEKLASTTSVNQKQPSQDAKAQVEDDTEYFECSNHPATATKPELLDPLEGLAKSKEIDQQEKNALLSPIAAKELEANEWKQKYEDSRQEVIEMRIVAEYEKTIAQMIEDEQKNKMVSQTSIQQLITEKDQALADLNSVERSLSDLFRRYENMKSVLEGFKKNEEVLKKCAQDYLARVKQEEQRYQALKLHAEEKLDKANEEIAQVRAKANAEGAALQASLRKEQMKVDSMERTIQQKNQEIEELTKICDELIAKLGKTE